One window of the Doryrhamphus excisus isolate RoL2022-K1 chromosome 10, RoL_Dexc_1.0, whole genome shotgun sequence genome contains the following:
- the etfb gene encoding electron transfer flavoprotein subunit beta — translation MSGRVLVGVKRVIDYAVKIRVKPDNTGVVTDGVKHSMNPFCEIAVEEAVKLKEKKLIKEVVAVSCGPQQAQETIRTALAMGADRGIHVEVSGKDYDNLGPLQVSKILAALAKKEEAQLVILGKQAIDDDCNQTGQMTAALLDWPQGTFASEVLLEGDKMKVVREIDGGLETIKINTPAVVTADLRLNTPRYATLPNIMKAKKKKIANVKPADLGVDLTPRLEVLRVDEPPQRQAGIKVETVDDLVGKLKETGRI, via the exons ATGTCTGGTCGGGTTCTCGTTGGAGTCAAGCGTGTCATTGACTACGCTGTTAAG ATCCGTGTGAAGCCAGACAACACTGGCGTGGTGACCGATGGCGTCAAGCACTCCATGAACCCATTCTGCGAGATCGCTGTGGAGGAGGCagtcaagctgaaggagaagAAGCTCATCAAAGAGGTGGTGGCTGTGAGCTGTGGTCCGCAGCAGGCGCAG GAGACCATCCGCACCGCCCTGGCCATGGGAGCTGACCGCGGCATCCATGTGGAAGTGTCTGGAAAGGACTATGACAACCTGGGACCCCTGCAAGTGTCCAAGATCCTGGCTGCTTTGGCAAAGAAGGAGGAGGCTCAGCTTGTGATCCTTGGCAAACAG GCCATAGACGACGACTGCAACCAGACAGGACAAATGACTGCTGCCTTACTGGACTGGCCTCAG GGCACCTTTGCCTCGGAGGTCCTGCTGGAAGGCGACAAGATGAAAGTGGTGCGAGAGATCGATGGCGGCCTGGAGACCATCAAGATCAACACACCCGCAGTGGTGACGGCGGACCTCAGGCTCAACACGCCACGATATGCCACCCTGCCTAATATCATG AAagctaagaagaagaaaatagcCAACGTGAAACCAGCCGACCTGGGCGTGGACCTGACTCCGCGACTGGAGGTGCTGAGAGTGGACGAGCCCCCGCAGAGGCAGGCCGGGATCAAAGTGGAGACCGTGGATGATCTGGTGGGCAAACTGAAGGAGACGGGCAGGATATAA